In one window of Palaemon carinicauda isolate YSFRI2023 chromosome 2, ASM3689809v2, whole genome shotgun sequence DNA:
- the LOC137615958 gene encoding uncharacterized protein codes for MRLKSSEANMATTLEDHVEGFLSPWPPTMPPLRAAVGDPQITTTTTSEVEAGMVQVIDAGDERLDWWEEWANISDDNGTLTPTGNWTIDGLAESDANASVEFLLSTVTAIVLGVMILATIVGEYTIILP; via the coding sequence ATGAGGCTTAAATCTTCCGAGGCAAACATGGCCACCACTCTCGAAGACCATGTGGAAGGCTTCCTGAGTCCTTGGCCGCCCACAATGCCGCCTTTAAGGGCCGCTGTGGGCGACCCCcaaatcaccaccaccaccaccagcgaGGTGGAAGCCGGGATGGTACAGGTGATAGACGCTGGAGATGAGAGGTTGGATTGGTGGGAGGAGTGGGCCAACATTTCGGATGACAACGGCACTCTGACCCCTACTGGGAATTGGACCATCGACGGCTTGGCTGAGAGCGATGCCAATGCGTCCGTAGAGTTCCTGCTGTCGACCGTCACGGCAATAGTCCTCGGAGTTATGATCCTCGCCACTATAGTCGGTGAGTACACAATCATATTGCCGTAA